From Cyanobium sp. ATX 6F1, a single genomic window includes:
- a CDS encoding glycogen/starch/alpha-glucan phosphorylase, whose translation MTATRTVSSEGHDLARAMRRHLFYSQAKSPSLATHHDHYRALSLAVRDQLLQSWVDTAEAYTRQGVRTVAYLSAEYLLGPHLENNLVNLGLREAAQEACLELGLDYASLLAEEPEPGLGNGGLGRLAACYQESMASLELPAIGYGIRYEFGIFRQQIINGAQHESTDPWLHGGNPWEVIRPEWSFPVTIGGQVVQGVAYDTPILGYGVHTANTLRLWSAQAPESFDFASFNAGDYTRAVLQKIESETLSKVLYPNDELEQGKRLRLSQQIFFVSCSLQDMFRILKGQGLAVTDFHRKFAVQLNDTHPAIAVAELMRLLIDEHGIDWDTAWSITTASINYTNHTLLPEALETWGVELFAWLLPRQLEIIYEINARFLRLVRLRYPGDSERLSRLSLISDGPDRRVRMANLAVVGSQKVNGVAELHSALVRSELFPEFADLWPERFINVTNGVTPRRWMAVANPALATLLDESIGSAWRRDLEELHKLEPFVGDSGFLDRWRGVREQAKQRLAATIHQELGVLVDPASLFDVQVKRIHEYKRQHLAALQIVERYLRLRNGEALPPRTFIFGGKAAPGYAMAKLIIRLIGGIAQIVNVDPAMDGRLRVVFLPNFSVSLGQKVYPAVDLSEQISTAGKEASGTGNMKMSLNGALTIGTLDGANVEIRERVGPEHFFLFGHTAEQVTELDRIGYHPMPWLENDPLLKEAIDLIGSGHFSEGDRELFHPLLANLCSSDPFKVMADTADYRRAQNAVDQAWGDPLGWSRSSLLNCARCGFFSSDRSIAEYASRIWNVEPVPINACAVVPGA comes from the coding sequence ATGACCGCCACCCGCACCGTTTCTTCCGAGGGGCATGACCTGGCCCGGGCGATGCGTCGTCATCTCTTCTACAGCCAAGCCAAGTCACCGTCGCTGGCCACCCACCACGACCACTACCGCGCCCTGTCCCTGGCGGTGCGCGACCAGCTGCTGCAGAGCTGGGTGGACACCGCCGAGGCCTACACGCGCCAGGGCGTGCGCACGGTGGCCTACCTCTCGGCCGAATACCTGCTCGGCCCTCACCTGGAGAACAACCTGGTGAACCTGGGCCTGCGCGAGGCCGCCCAGGAAGCCTGCTTGGAGCTGGGCCTCGACTACGCCTCCCTGCTGGCGGAGGAGCCCGAGCCAGGTCTGGGGAACGGTGGTCTGGGGCGGCTGGCGGCCTGTTATCAAGAATCGATGGCCAGCCTGGAGCTGCCGGCCATCGGCTACGGCATCCGCTACGAATTCGGCATCTTCCGCCAGCAGATCATCAACGGGGCCCAGCACGAGAGCACCGATCCCTGGCTGCATGGTGGCAACCCCTGGGAGGTGATCCGTCCGGAGTGGAGCTTCCCGGTGACCATCGGCGGTCAGGTGGTTCAGGGGGTGGCCTACGACACCCCGATCCTGGGTTACGGCGTCCACACCGCCAACACCCTGCGGCTGTGGTCGGCCCAGGCCCCCGAATCCTTCGATTTCGCTTCCTTCAACGCCGGCGACTACACCCGCGCCGTGCTCCAGAAGATCGAATCGGAAACCCTTTCCAAGGTTCTCTATCCCAACGATGAGCTGGAGCAGGGCAAGCGGCTGCGGCTCAGTCAGCAGATCTTTTTTGTCTCCTGCTCCCTGCAGGACATGTTCCGCATCCTCAAGGGCCAGGGTCTGGCGGTCACCGATTTCCACCGCAAGTTCGCCGTTCAGCTCAACGACACCCATCCGGCGATCGCCGTGGCTGAGCTGATGCGGCTGCTGATCGACGAACACGGCATCGACTGGGACACCGCCTGGTCGATCACCACCGCCAGCATCAATTACACGAACCACACCCTGTTGCCCGAGGCGCTCGAGACCTGGGGGGTCGAGCTGTTCGCCTGGCTGTTGCCGCGCCAGCTGGAGATCATCTATGAAATCAATGCCCGCTTCCTGCGCCTGGTGCGCCTCCGCTATCCCGGCGATTCCGAGCGGCTCTCCCGCCTTTCCCTGATCTCCGATGGCCCCGATCGGCGGGTGCGCATGGCCAACCTGGCCGTGGTGGGCAGCCAGAAAGTCAACGGGGTGGCGGAGCTTCACAGCGCGCTGGTGCGCAGCGAGCTGTTCCCCGAGTTCGCCGATCTGTGGCCCGAGCGCTTCATCAACGTCACCAACGGGGTCACACCCCGGCGCTGGATGGCCGTGGCCAACCCCGCCCTGGCGACCCTGCTGGATGAGTCGATCGGCAGCGCCTGGCGCCGCGACCTGGAGGAACTCCATAAGCTCGAGCCGTTCGTGGGCGACAGCGGCTTCCTCGATCGCTGGCGGGGCGTGCGTGAGCAGGCCAAGCAGCGGCTTGCCGCCACCATCCATCAGGAGCTTGGTGTGCTGGTCGACCCGGCCTCCCTGTTCGACGTGCAGGTCAAACGAATCCACGAATACAAGCGCCAGCACCTGGCGGCCCTGCAGATCGTGGAGCGTTACCTGCGGCTGCGCAACGGCGAAGCGCTGCCCCCACGCACCTTCATCTTCGGTGGCAAGGCGGCACCTGGTTACGCGATGGCCAAACTGATTATTCGTCTGATCGGTGGCATCGCCCAGATCGTCAACGTCGATCCGGCCATGGACGGGCGCCTGCGGGTGGTCTTCCTGCCCAACTTCAGCGTCAGCCTCGGCCAGAAGGTCTACCCCGCTGTGGATCTCTCCGAGCAGATCTCCACCGCCGGCAAGGAGGCCTCCGGCACCGGCAACATGAAGATGTCCCTCAATGGCGCGCTCACGATCGGCACGCTCGATGGCGCCAATGTGGAGATCCGCGAGCGGGTGGGGCCAGAGCACTTCTTCCTGTTCGGCCACACCGCCGAGCAGGTCACTGAGCTCGACCGCATCGGTTACCACCCGATGCCCTGGCTGGAGAACGACCCGCTGCTGAAAGAGGCGATCGATCTGATTGGCTCCGGCCACTTCAGCGAGGGCGACCGGGAGTTGTTCCATCCACTGCTGGCGAACCTGTGCAGCAGCGATCCCTTCAAGGTGATGGCCGACACGGCCGATTACCGCCGTGCTCAGAATGCGGTGGACCAGGCCTGGGGCGATCCCCTGGGCTGGAGTCGCAGTTCGTTGCTCAACTGCGCCCGTTGCGGGTTCTTCAGCAGCGACCGCTCGATCGCCGAGTACGCCA
- a CDS encoding DUF924 domain-containing protein, whose amino-acid sequence MWRFWLMPLMHSEPLMVQEQACALFAVYVDEDSTAFAGAGLHAGGSGLPAGAWFPLLKR is encoded by the coding sequence GTGTGGCGCTTCTGGTTGATGCCGCTGATGCACAGCGAGCCATTGATGGTGCAGGAGCAGGCCTGTGCGCTGTTCGCCGTGTACGTGGATGAAGACAGCACCGCCTTCGCTGGGGCGGGTCTCCACGCCGGAGGAAGCGGCCTTCCTGCTGGAGCCTGGTTCCCGCTTCTGAAGCGATAG